In Nicotiana tabacum cultivar K326 chromosome 21, ASM71507v2, whole genome shotgun sequence, one DNA window encodes the following:
- the LOC142175239 gene encoding uncharacterized protein LOC142175239, which translates to MELYTQKLKVTKVLWEFSSPGWIKVNTDGASRENSRRSSIGFALTDEEGDIRFACGKVIHDTTNNEEEALAILEALKYYEGQGYIHIMMQTNSLLLKNAIEGSWAVPWAIVEHIEEIASIMERCNVKFSHIMREGNCLADHLANYALDMGDIGAHYFSKLDSQGRRIVNNENLQCPYLRVKVARD; encoded by the coding sequence ATGGAGCTCTACACTCAAAAACTAAAGGTGACTAAAGTGTTGTGGGAATTTTCTAGTCCAGGGTGGATAAAAGTTAACACAGATGGGGCATCAAGGGAAAACTCAAGAAGAAGCTCCATTGGATTTGCATTGACAGATGAGGAAGGAGATATAAGGTTTGCATGTGGAAAGGTGATACATGATACGACCAATAATGAGGAAGAAGCTTTGGCAATTCTTGAGGCACTGAAGTACTATGAAGGCCAGGGCTATATACACATCATGATGCAAACAAACTCGTTGTTGTTGAAGAATGCAATTGAAGGAAGTTGGGCTGTCCCATGGGCTATTGTTGAGCACATTGAGGAGATAGCAAGTATTATGGAAAGATGTAACGTGAAGTTTTCGCATATTATGAGGGAGGGAAATTGCTTGGCTGACCATTTAGCTAATTATGCCCTGGATATGGGAGACATTGGAGCTCATTATTTTTCTAAGCTTGACTCGCAAGGTCGAAGAATTGTCAATAATGAAAACTTACAGTGTCCATACCTGAGGGTGAAGGTTGCACGAGATTAG